The proteins below come from a single Miscanthus floridulus cultivar M001 chromosome 1, ASM1932011v1, whole genome shotgun sequence genomic window:
- the LOC136475605 gene encoding uncharacterized protein, translating into MWLTITDPDAEQPPVDTPRIYVQVHHEPPTGLKHALSYKVFPHLVVVEDLSFINGDGGQGGHPNRKRRREFLLRYGEPDSLGEAWGRHGRDRGRQEHRNHRRDEDHDGRGGNNRRHRRVSAWGRVTRFRNGVADCYSTNFRGPAPRGGGSYRSRLWEEPRRFMYKKKVAPAPTTTKASKNMKHVSFAEPLVSFLGESIKVASEHGKKATKTADQELLKERKSGDILVQDKGAMASTDPLQDLLFSQHLDQPLTKKSMEALQVLVEHGAKKMKKGGNPRKQGPATRMEMA; encoded by the exons ATGTGGCTGACCATCACCGACCCGGATGCTGAGCAGCCACCTGTGGACACCCCTCGCATCTACGTGCAGGTCCACCACGAGCCGCCAACCGGGCTCAAGCATGCCCTGTCCTACAAGGTCTTCCCCCACCTGGTGGTGGTCGAGGATCTGTCCTTCATCAATGGGGATGGTGGACAGGGAGGCCACCCAAACCGCAAGAGGCGCAGGGAGTTTCTCTTGAGGTATGGTGAGCCAGACTCCCTGGGAGAGGCCTGGGGACGCCATGGCAGAGACCGTGGGCGCCAAGAGCATCGCAACCACAGAAGGGATGAGGACCACGACGGCCGTGGCGGCAACAACCGCCGACACAGAAGAGTCTCAGCCTGGGGCCGTGTCACTCGCTTCCGCAATGGAGTTGCGGACTGCTACAGCACCAACTTCCGTGGGCCTGCGCCGCGCGGAGGAGGCTCCTACCGGTCAAGGCTTTGGGAGGAGCCCAGGAGGTTTATGTACAAGAAGAAGGTGGCACCTGCACCGACTACAACAAAAGCAAGTAAGAACATGAAGCATGTCTCCTTCGCTGAACCGCTTGTTTCGTTTTTGGGAGAATCCATTAAAGTTGCAA GTGAACATGGCAAGAAGGCAACCAAGACAGCTGACCAAGAGTTGCTAAAGGAGCGCAAGTCGGGGGACATTCTGGTCCAAGACAAGGGGGCTATGGCCAGTACTGACCCACTCCAAGATTTGCTG TTCTCGCAGCACCTCGATCAACCACTAACCAAGAAGAGCATGGAGGCCCTTCAGGTTCTGGTGGAGCACGGTGCCAAGAAGATGAAGAAGGGGGGCAACCCCAGGAAGCAAGGACCAGCAACACGCATGGAGATGGCCTAA